A genomic region of Fusarium oxysporum Fo47 chromosome VI, complete sequence contains the following coding sequences:
- a CDS encoding tRNA synthetases class I (M)-domain-containing protein encodes MASKSPVLPEEGKRNILITSALPYVNNIPHLGNIIGSVLSADVFSRYCRARGWNTIYVCGSDEYGTATETKALEEGLSPADLCAKYHALHKGVYDWFRIDFDIFGRTPTQQQTQIVQQIFKELWKNGYIEERETTQPFCSDPAHGKFLADRFVEGECSICHDLGARGDQCDACGSLLDPFEPDREPSTSDDDHVEAKATGFLINPRCKVDGTTPEKRKTKHLFLRLDAVKDLLIPWFHKSSKEGDWSTNCISITQSWIDKGLLPRGITRDLKWGVPIPKDLEGLSNEEYAEKVFYVWFDACIGYVSITKNLVDGDNLDGTNWEKWWKNPENVKLYQFMGKDNVPFHTIIFPASQLGTGENWTKVHKMSTTEYLNYEGGKFSKSRGVGVFGNTAKETGVDPDVWRYYLLSRRPESADSEFKWQEFIDCNNNDLLKNLGNLNQRILKFTQAKLDGVVPDYTKYTDERLEEHKKEVNEALKTFISQFDAIKLRAGLATVMHISALGNKLLQDSKLNNQLLADEPDRCAAVIGLGINHLQLLASIVHPYMPSTSEAILEQIGSPGLISIPETWSGDLVKPGQKIGEPKLLFTQIPASKLDEWREAFGGEEIRKQKALEAEKAAAKKAAKDKKKQKKLALRQAEKAGEASTEEKPAKEKSAEEKKPVEASAVDLLPDSKPSET; translated from the exons ATGGCTTCAAAATCACCCGTTCTGCCCGAGGAGGGCAAGCGCAACATCCTAATTACCAGTGCCCTTCCCTACGTCAACAACATTCCCCATCTGGGCAACATCATCGGCAGTGTTCTCTCCGCCGATGTCTTTTCTCGCTATTGCAGAGCACGAGGCTGGAACACCATCTACGTTTGTGGTTCCGACGAGTACGGTACTGCTACCGAGACAAAGGCCCTCGAGGAAGGACTTTCGCCCGCCGACCTTTGCGCCAAGTATCACGCCCTTCACAAGGGAGTCTACGATTGGTTCCGAATTGACTTCGACATCTTCGGCCGAACACCCACCCAACAACAGACGCAGATTGTGCAGCAGATTTTCAAGGAGCTTTGGAAGAATGGTTATATTGAGGAGCGAGAGACTACTCAACCTTTTTGTTCGGATCCTGCCCACGGCAAGTTCCTCGCAGATCGATTCGTCGAGGGAGAATGCAGCATTTGCCATGATCTCGGAGCCCGTGGAGATCAATGCGATGCCTGCGGTAGTCTTCTCGACCCATTTGAGCCCGATCGCGAGCCCAGCACCTCTGATGATGACCATGTCGAGGCCAAAGCGACTGGTTTCCTGATCAACCCCCGCTGCAAGGTCGATGGAACCACCCCCGAGAAGCGAAAGACGAAGCACCTTTTCCTTCGTCTAGATGCGGTTAAGGACTTGCTCATTCCCTGGTTCCATAAGAGCAGCAAGGAGGGAGACTGGAGCACAAATTGTATTTCCATCACCCAGTCATGGATCGACAAGGGACTCCTTCCCCGTGGTATCACTCGAGACCTCAAGTGGGGTGTTCCTATTCCTAAGGATCTCGAAGGTTTGAGTAATGAGGAGTATGCGGAGAAGGTCTTCTATGTTTGGTTCGATGCTTGCATTGGCTACGTCTCTATTACCAAGAACTTGGTTGATGGCGATAACTTGGATGGCACGAACTGGGAGAAGTGGTGGAAGAACCCTGAGAACGTCAAGCTTTACCAGTTCATGGGTAAGGACAACGTGCC ATTCCACACTATCATCTTCCCTGCCTCTCAACTTGGAACAGGAGAGAACTGGACCAAGGTCCACAAGATGTCGACAACCGAATATCTCAACTACGAGGGCGGAAAGTTCAGCAAGTCCCGCGGCGTTGGAGTTTTTGGAAACACTGCTAAAGAGACTGGCGTTGATCCTGATGTTTGGCGATACTACCTTCTATCCAGACGGCCTGAGTCCGCTGACTCTGAGTTCAAATGGCAAGAGTTCATTGACTGCAACAACAacgatcttctcaagaaccttgGCAACTTAAACCAACGAATCCTCAAGTTCACTCAGGCCAAGTTGGATGGTGTCGTTCCCGACTACACAAAATACACCGACGAGCGGCTAGAGGAACATAAGAAGGAAGTGAACGAGGCCCTCAAAACCTTTATCTCACAGTTCGATGCCATCAAGCTCCGCGCTGGCCTTGCCACTGTTATGCACATCTCCGCCCTTGGCAACAAACTTCTGCAGGACAGCAAGCTGAACAACCAGCTTCTGGCTGATGAGCCAGACCGTTGCGCTGCTGTAATTGGTCTCGGTATTAACCATCTCCAGCTCCTTGCAAGCATCGTTCATCCTTATATGCCCTCTACTTCCGAGGCCATCCTGGAGCAGATCGGCAGCCCTGGCTTGATCTCCATTCCTGAGACATGGTCAGGAGACCTCGTCAAGCCCGGCCAAAAGATTGGCGAGCCTAAGCTTCTCTTCACACAGATCCCCGCATCTAAGCTTGATGAGTGGCGTGAGGCCTTTGGTGGTGAGGAGATCCGAAAGCAAAAGGCCCTCGAGGCGGAGAAGGCGGCGGCGAAGAAGGCTGCtaaggacaagaagaagcaaaagaagcTCGCTCTTCGTCAAGCTGAGAAGGCAGGTGAAGCTTCCACCGAGGAGAAGCCTGCCAAGGAGAAGTCCGCAGAGGAAAAGAAGCCTGTTGAGGCCTCTGCTGTTGATTTGCTTCCCGACAGCAAGCCCTCTGAGACATAG
- a CDS encoding thioredoxin-like protein: MLIDIVIHGDILCPWCFLQKKTLEEAMERYQALHPEVEFDVTWKPFLLYPTLRRSDKRALYEKLMSPEKLRLFTSRLQTAGARHGIEFSVTGKTGPSQPAHRLVALTLQTRGANVQSAFLDALFRGHFENGADIADEAWLMHVGRTEAKLEDSDMRAALLGPGLGKSLEDEVRTAAIAGVEAVPCVTVQKKFRVGGYQESDIFESLFDKIRRENR; encoded by the exons ATGCTTATTGACATCGTCATCCATGGTGACATTCTATGTCCGTGGTGTTTTCTCCAGAAAAAGACCCTCGAGGAAGCCATGGAACGATATCAAGCACTCCACCCAGAAGTCGAATTCGATGTCACATGGAAGCCCTTTCTTCTGTATCCCACGCTACGAAGAA GTGACAAGCGTGCCCTCTATGAAAAGCTCATGTCCCCAGAGAAGCTTCGTCTCTTCACTTCTCGACTCCAAACAGCCGGTGCTCGTCACGGCATCGAATTCTCTGTAACTGGGAAGACAGGGCCTTCACAGCCTGCCCACCGACTTGTGGCCTTGACCCTTCAAACTCGTGGAGCAAATGTCCAGTCTGCGTTTCTTGATGCTCTGTTCCGTGGTCACTTTGAAAACGGGGCTGACATTGCTGACGAAGCGTGGTTGATGCACGTAGGCCGAACAGAGGCCAAACTCGAAGATTCTGATATGAGAGCCGCGCTTCTGGGGCCGGGTCTGGGGAAGTCGCTCGAGGACGAGGTCAGAACTGCAGCCATAGCGGGTGTAGAAGCCGTGCCTTGCGTTACGGTTCAGAAGAAATTTCGGGTTGGAGGGTATCAAGAGTCAGACATCTTTGAGAGCTTGTTTGACAAGATACGGCGAGAGAACAGGTAA
- a CDS encoding cytochrome b5-like heme/steroid binding domain-containing protein yields the protein MSAKKEFTMQDVAEHNTSSDIYMVVHDKVYDCTKFLDEHPGGEEVMLDVAGQDATEAFEDVGHSDEAREVLDGLLVGELKRLPGDEGPKRQIANSNQGSGKSDPAGSSLNTYAIVVAVGFIAYIAYNYLQKQQEAQGQASA from the exons ATGTCCGCGAAGAAGGAGTTCACCATGCAGGATGTTGCTGAGCACAACACCTCCAGCGACATCTACATGGTTGTTCACGACAAGGTCTACGACTGCACCAAGTTCCTCGACGAGCACCC CGGTGGTGAGGAGGTCATGCTCGACGTTGCCGGCCAGGATGCCACCGAGGCTTTCGAGGATGTTGGCCACAGTGACGAGGCCCGAGAGGTTCTCGACGGTCTTCTCGTCGGTGAACTCAAGCGTCTG CCTGGTGACGAGGGCCCCAAGCGCCAGATCGCCAACTCGAACCAGGGAAGCGGCAAGTCTGATCCCGCCGGCTCCAGCTTGAACACATACGCCATTGTTGTCGCCGTTGGTTTCATCGCCTACATTGCCTACAACTATCTCCAGAAGCAGCAAGAggctcaaggccaagccTCCGCATAA
- a CDS encoding F-actin-capping protein subunit alpha, with protein MSDLETVSAFVEGAPPGELADVIADIKSLTLETSPDIISNLGPAFEKYNEEQFVTVKLPGSSQPVIISSHNSLGDGRYYDVESSSSFAFDHTTQKASAVQSHVLEGAQADLVKSTLKSIGPYVDEHFANAAHGVYPIESDSKIAIVIVGNKYSPNNFWNGRWRSLYILDPSSGALEGSLKVDVHYYEDGNVRLLTNKPVSSTISSVNGASIVREISTTERKYQEELNKGFVSLSEGAFKGLRRQLPVTRQKIEWDRVTSYRLGQDIGGGSSRR; from the exons ATGTCGGATCTAGAGACTGTTTCTGCCTTTGTCGAGGGAGCTCCTCCGGGAGAG CTCGCAGATGTTATCGCAG ATATCAAGTCCCTCACCCTCGAAACCTCGCCCGATATCATTTCCAACCTCGGTCCCGCATTCGAAAAGTACAATGAGGAGCAGTTTGTTACGGTGAAGCTGCCTGGTAGCAGCCAACCA GTGATTATTAGCTCTCACAACTCGCTTGGAGACGGCCGATATTACGATGTTGAGAGCTCTTCCAGCTTTGCTTTCGACCACACTACGCAG AAAGCTAGTGCCGTGCAAAGCCATGTTCTGGAAGGAGCTCAAGCGGATCTTGT CAAATCCACCCTCAAGAGTATCGGACCCTACGTTGATGAGCACTTCGCCAATGCTGCGCACGGAGTCTACCCAATCGAGTCGGACTCCAAAATTGCGATCGTTATTGTTGGCAACAAATATAGCCCCAACAACTTCTG GAACGGACGCTGGCGGTCGCTTTACATTCTTGACCCATCTTCCGGAGCTCTCGAGGGCTCCCTAAAGGTTGACGTGCACTATTACGAAGACGGCAACGTTCGTCTGCTCACCAACAAACCCGTTTCCAGCACCATTTCCTCCGTCAACGGCGCCAGTATCGTCAGAGAGATCTCGACCACAGAGAGAAAGTATCAGGAGGAGCTGAACAAGGGCTTCGTGAGCCTCAGTGAGGGAGCCTTCAAGGGTTTGCGACGACAGCTCCCTGTGACGAGACAGAAAATTGAGTGGGATCGCGTGACGAGCTACAGGCTGGGTCAAGATATTGGTGGTGGAAGCTCGAGGCGATAG
- a CDS encoding thiamine diphosphate-binding protein translates to MKHRVIHQFKRAHVVSNPPTARLSLALPVGRKCYSTHPPNAKLNLPVDYGTTPLLAHNSQAALSHKELPESIRNGPTKKMNLFQAINDAMGIALAEDESVVIFGEDVAFGGVFRCTMNLAETHGAERVFNTPLTEQGIMGFGIGLAAEGMRPIAEIQFADYVYPAFDQLVNEAAKFRYRDGSCGRSVGGLTVRMPCGGVGHGGLYHSQSPESLFTHIPGLKVIMPRSPAQAKGLLLAAIRSNDPCVFMEPKILYRAAVEQVPVGSYELPLSKAEILKEGKDVTIVSYGQPLYLCQNAIKQAEQDLGISVELIDLRTLYPWDKQTVLQSVRKTGRVMVVHEAMVNAGIGAEVAATIQEDHDTFLRLEAPVARVAGWSIHSPLLYEKFNVPDVARIYDNIKKLLNY, encoded by the exons ATGAAGCATCGTGTTATTCACCAATTCAAGAGGGCACACGTCGTCAGCAATCCTCCGACTGCACGACTCTCACTTGCGCTTCCTGTAGGACGAAAGTGCTACTCGACACATCCGCCTAATGCCAAACTAAATCTGCCTGTCGACTATGGCACGACTCCTCTCCTCGCACATAACTCACAGGCTGCTTTGAGCCACAAGGAGCTACCTGAAAGCATTCGAAATGGGccgaccaagaagatgaaccTGTTTCAGGCCATCAACGACGCGATGGGAATTGCACTAGCTGAGGATGAGTCTGTTGTCATTTTCGGAGAGGATGTTGcttttggtggtgttttCAGATGTACTATGAACCTTGCCGAAACCCATGGTGCTGAGAGAGTATTCAATACACCCCTTACAGAACAGGGTATCATGGGATTCGGTATTGGTCTTGCTGCGGAAGGCATGCGACCTATCGCTGAGATTCAATTTGCCGACTACGTCTACCCAGCTTTCGATCAATTAGTCAACGAGGCCGCCAAATTCAGATATCGTGACGGGTCCTGCGGGCGAAGCGTGGGTGGCTTGACCGTACGAATGCCCTGCGGTGGTGTTGGTCACGGAGGTCTCTACCATTCACAATCTCCCGAGAGTTTGTTTACACATATCCCTGGGCTGAAGGTCATCATGCCAAGATCGCCAGCTCAAGCTAAGGGTCTTCTCCTGGCCGCAATTCGCAGCAACGATCCCTGCGTGTTTATGGAGCCCAAGATCCTGTACCGCGCCGCCGTCGAGCAAGTCCCTGTTGGTTCATACGAACTCCCGTTATCGAAGGCTGAGATTCTCAAGGAAGGCAAGGATGTCACAATTGTCTCATACGGCCAACCTCTCTACCTATGCCAGAACGCCATCAAGCAGGCAGAGCAGGATCTGGGCATCTCTGTTGAGTTGATCGATCTTCGAACTCTGTATCCATGGGATAAGCAGACCGTACTCCAGAGTGTTCGCAAGACAGGACGAGTCATGGTTGTCCACGAAGCTATGGTGAATGCAGGTATTGGTGCTGAAGTGGCCGCGACCattcaagaagatcatgatacATTCCTGCGATTAGAGGCACCTGTCGCTCGGGTTGCTGGGTGGAGTATTCACTCGCCTTTGCTATATGAGAAGTTTAATGTTCCTGACGTTGCAA GAATATATGATAATATCAAGAAGTTATTGAACTACTAG
- a CDS encoding glycoside hydrolase superfamily, translating to MPPPESSRRSHSHRPRDRDRDRERDRRKNGQRKRKSQSSRRPVSGSEDNRDRSSRTLSANALADLERENARQKKRSERASRGYKDESRRRERRDEHRKKDRDLDPDRPRTHGKHKKKRVVSGAIMEEGRSKTHLRGGWGSVDSVEQEKDFYLSKPPKKSKKKLWIALGVSAVVLIIIIIVAVVVSKKNKGGGGGGSSDSSDDSTEDTSDLDGMDHSEIPEKWQNTYLDPWTWKSTTDFNLTFTDQMVGDLPVMGLYDDWDDSAQANDNVPPLNKPWGSYAKKPARGVCIGGWLYLEPFISPSLFNYDTKEGIIDEWTLSEKLGSDAAKTLEKHYASFITEQTFKDIQAAGLDHVRIGFNYWAVEVYDGDPYVYRTSWRYLLRAIEWCRKYGLRVNLDLHGIPGSQNGWNHSGRWGSIGWLNGKDGSKNAERALDIHNRLSKFFAQPRYKNIITHYGLANEPRMTSLKTSDVIQWTENAYKLVRKNGIKALVVFGDGFMGLENWQGLMTGYDDMVLDVHQYVIFNENQIDFTHKEKVEYACDGWTEQAEISMNPSTGYGPTIFAEWSQADTDCAKYLTGVGWGTRWEGTYDTGNKDTSILEPRCPTKDDKCSCRGANADPSDWSDEYKKFLKMFAEAQMHSFEKGWGWWYWTWKTENNYQWSYESGLKAGVLPEKPWDRDFNCDKDVPDFAKSGLPEYL from the exons ATGCCGCCGCCAGAGTCATCGCGGCGCTCTCACTCACACCGACCTCGAGACCGCGATAGGGACAGAGAAAGAGATCGACGAAAGAACGGTCAGCGGAAGAGGAAATCGCAAAGCTCCCGGCGACCAGTCTCTGGATCTGAAGACAACCGGGACAGAAGTTCAAGAACATTATCAGCAAATGCCCTAGCGGATCTGGAAAGGGAGAATGCGCGACAGAAGAAACGGAGCGAAAGGGCGAGTCGAGGCTATAAAGATGAGTCACGAAGACGAGAACGACGAGATGAACACAGGAAGAAAGATCGGGATCTCGATCCCGATAGGCCGCGAACTCATGGCAAACataagaagaaaagggtTGTGAGCGGTGCTATTATGGAAGAGGGACGGTCCAAGACTCATCTTCGAGGTGGTTGGGGGAGTGTGGACAGTGTGGAACAAGAGAAGGACTTTTATTTATCAAAACcgccaaagaagagcaagaagaaacTCT GGATTGCACTCGGTGTGAGTGCCGTTGTCCTCATCATTATTATCATTGTGGCAGTAGTCGTCAGTAAAAAGAACAaaggtggtggaggaggagggagcAGCGATAGTTCAGACGATTCAACTGAGGATACTTCTGACCTGGACGGGATGGATCATTCAGAGATACCCGAGAAGTGGCAGAACACATATCTCGATCCTTGGACATGGAAGTCAACCACCGATTTCAACCTCACTTTCACTGACCAAATGGTTGGAGACTTGCCCGTCATGGGTCTCTACGACGACTGGGACGACTCGGCCCAAGCCAACGACAATGTACCACCTCTCAACAAACCCTGGGGATCTTATGCGAAGAAACCTGCTCGCGGAGTATGTATTGGAGGATGGCTCTATCTGGAGCCCTTCATCAGCCCATCTCTTTTCAATTATGATACCAAGGAGGGCATCATTGATGAATGGACTCTGTCCGAGAAGCTGGGTTCCGATGCTGCGAAGACTCTTGAAAAACATTATGCTTCATTCATTACAGAACAAACCTTTAAGGACATACAAGCAGCTGGTCTCGATCATGTCCGAATTGGTTTCAACTACTGGGCTGTCGAGGTCTACGATGGTGATCCTTATGTGTACCGAACATCCTGGAGATATCTTCTCCGTGCGATCGAGTGGTGCCGTAAGTACGGCTTACGAGTCAATCTAGATTTGCACGGTATTCCGGGAAGTCAAAACGGATGGAACCATAGCGGTCGATGGGGCTCCATTGGCTGGCTCAACGGAAAAGACGGTAGCAAAAATGCAGAGCGGGCACTTGATATTCACAACCGTTTGTCCAAATTCTTTGCTCAACCTCGCTATAAGAACATCATCACCCACTATGGTCTCGCCAATGAACCTCGAATGACCAGCCTTAAAACAAGCGATGTTATCCAGTGGACAGAAAATGCATACAAGCTCGTCCGTAAGAACGGCATCAAGGCTCTCGTGGTTTTTGGGGATGGATTTATGGGACTTGAGAACTGGCAAGGCTTGATGACGGGCTACGATGATATGGTCCTTGATGTCCACCAGTATGTCATTTTCAACGAGAACCAGATCGACTTTACCCacaaggagaaggttgagtACGCTTGCGACGGCTGGACTGAGCAGGCTGAGATCAGTATGAATCCCTCGACAGGTTATGGGCCGACCATCTTTGCCGAGTGGTCTCAAGCCGATACAGACTGCGCGAAGTATCTCACTGGCGTAGGCTGGGGTACTCGCTGGGAGGGCACATACGATACCGGAAACAAGGACACTTCCATCTTGGAGCCTCGATGCCCAACAAAGGACGATAAGTGTTCATGTCGTGGCGCCAACGCCGACCCTAGCGACTGGAGCGACGAGTATAAGAAGTTCCTCAAGATGTTTGCCGAAGCACAGATGCACAGTTTCGAGAAGGGCTGGGGGTGGTGGTACTGGACATGGAAGACGGAGAATAACTACCAGTGGAGTTATGAGTCTGGCCTCAAGGCGGGTGTTTTGCCCGAGAAGCCTTGGGATCGTGACTTCAATTGCGACAAGGATGTTCCTGACTTTGCGAAGAGTGGTTTGCCGGAGTATCTTTAG